From the Argopecten irradians isolate NY chromosome 13, Ai_NY, whole genome shotgun sequence genome, one window contains:
- the LOC138305637 gene encoding tigger transposable element-derived protein 4-like, with translation MADRKKSRVLLTLGQKVEAISQLDDGVPAYKIAEKLGVGKTQIQNLRKRKAELMSDYENNVPSDSKRRRHFTGNEEINESTLAWVNYAIHRRINVTGPLIQTKALEFSERLGITDIKASKGWLESFTKRNCLVFGTISGERGDVKIATVHNWKSKLPKLCENYEPAGIFNMDETDYYCNKKAWMNSFIYKDFLKTFNRRIKSQKRNVLLFVDIAPSHPEVELSNVKVEFLPPTSLTQPMDQGIIQSTKLKFRKRQLKHMVKEMDRNATVCGSDILKQINILDAIYWLKNSWTEVEEHTIKRCFEKAGLKQIQGPEVDNEHSDNNDDDDDIPLAAIKMVKDVFGCTFKECFVTELPAAIGDPIALHSSLTALPGPWFTHFTIASLTPRAARCKGTRLPQCLS, from the exons atgGCTGATCGGAAGAAATCCAGAGTACTTCTGACACTGGGACAAAAGGTAGAAGCGATCAGTCAACTTGATGATGGAGTTCCTGCCTACAAGATAGCCGAGAAGCTCGGCGTCGGCAAAACCCAAATACAAAATCTACGCAAAAGGAAAGCAGAATTGATGAGCGACTATGAGAACAATGTCCCGAGTGACTCCAAGCGACGTAGGCATTTCACAGGCAATGAAGAAATAAACGAATCGACACTTGCTTGGGTAAATTATGCCATTCACAGGCGTATCAATGTAACTGGGCCACTTATACAAACTAAAGCATTGGAATTTTCCGAGCGCCTAGGGATTACAGATATTAAGGCATCGAAGGGATGGTTAGAAAGTTTCACAAAACGGAACTGTTTGGTATTTGGAACTATTAGTGGAGAACGTGGTGATGTGAAAATAGCTACCGTTCATAACTGGAAATCAAAATTACCAAAGCTATGTGAGAATTATGAACCAGCCGGCATTTTCAATATGGACGAGACTG ACTACTACTGTAACAAAAAGGCATGGATGAACAGCTTTATTTATAAAGactttttgaaaacatttaataGAAGGATAAAGTCACAAAAGCGAAATGTGTTATTATTTGTGGATATTGCCCCCTCACACCCGGAAGTGGAGCTAAGCAACGTTAAAGTGGAGTTTTTGCCACCAACTTCCTTAACGCAACCTATGGATCAGGGAATCATCCAGTCAACAAAGTTAAAGTTTCGCAAGAGACAGTTGAAACACATGGTAAAAGAAATGGACAGAAATGCGACTGTTTGTGGTTCAGACATTTTGAAACAAATCAATATTCTTGATGCCATTTATTGGCTGAAGAATTCTTGGACTGAGGTTGAGGAACACACAATTAAGAGATGTTTTGAGAAAGCGGGCCTCAAACAGATACAAGGTCCTGAAGTCGACAATGAACACAGTGACAAcaatgatgacgatgatgatatCCCCCTGGCGGCAATTAAAATGGTGAAAGATGTGTTCGGTTGCACCTTCAAAGA ATGTTTCGTCACAGAGCTCCCCGCTGCGATAGGTGATCCAATAGCACTACACAGTTCTCTAACAGCTTTGCCAGGTCCATGGTTCACG CACTTCACCATTGCCTCCCTTACACCGCGAGCTGCACGTTGTAAGGGAACTAGACTACCACAGTGTCTGTCATAA